One segment of Halococcus salsus DNA contains the following:
- a CDS encoding initiation factor 2B has protein sequence MSTRAARSVVCFLRNRGEVLLVRPRGSDGEPGRWDGVSDTVSDDPGRGARNAVRSVVGPENDCSPVRAGEPFPIEDGREGSRERFPFLFECDSRAVEPSDEVVEFEWVPPTEIRRRETVPGLGRAYERVAPTVETVAADTDHGSAWLSVSALAVLRDRAGGLATADDPSGEHEWDDLLDLAADLRAARPSMAVVENRVNRAMATANESGTAEAVERATIDGIERAFEADAAAAREAAGLLSGTVVTLSRSGTVLDALRTADGTSVIVGESRPAREGVGVAEALADDRSVTLAVDAALPHLLATRPVECVLVGADTVLSDGSVVNKVGTRGLALAAAHEGIPTYAVTSSDKISYDGDPDFEDGARGAVYDGGETIDIANPTFDRTPADAVTVVTEDGPLAPSDIADRADELAGLADRTKDTSPDPE, from the coding sequence ATGTCAACCCGTGCCGCCCGTTCCGTCGTCTGCTTCCTCCGAAATCGTGGCGAGGTTCTGCTGGTTCGGCCACGCGGATCGGACGGGGAACCCGGACGGTGGGATGGGGTCTCGGACACCGTTTCGGACGATCCCGGACGGGGTGCACGAAACGCGGTCCGGTCGGTGGTCGGGCCGGAGAACGACTGTTCGCCCGTTCGGGCCGGCGAGCCGTTCCCGATCGAGGACGGACGAGAGGGGTCCCGCGAGCGGTTCCCGTTTCTGTTCGAGTGCGACTCGCGCGCCGTCGAACCCAGTGACGAAGTCGTCGAATTCGAGTGGGTCCCTCCGACCGAGATCCGGCGGCGCGAGACGGTCCCCGGTCTCGGGCGCGCCTACGAACGCGTCGCGCCCACGGTCGAAACGGTCGCGGCGGACACCGACCACGGGTCGGCCTGGCTCTCGGTAAGTGCCCTCGCCGTCCTCCGGGATCGGGCCGGCGGGCTCGCGACGGCTGACGACCCAAGCGGCGAACACGAGTGGGACGACCTCCTCGACCTCGCTGCGGATCTCCGCGCGGCGCGCCCGAGCATGGCGGTCGTCGAAAACCGGGTCAACCGCGCGATGGCTACGGCGAACGAGAGCGGGACGGCCGAAGCGGTCGAGCGAGCGACCATCGACGGCATCGAACGCGCGTTCGAAGCGGATGCCGCGGCGGCACGCGAGGCGGCCGGCCTGCTCTCGGGGACCGTGGTCACGCTCTCCCGGTCGGGAACGGTGCTCGACGCGCTCCGAACGGCCGACGGGACATCGGTGATCGTCGGCGAGTCACGGCCCGCGCGTGAGGGTGTCGGTGTCGCCGAAGCGCTCGCCGACGACCGCTCGGTGACGCTCGCGGTGGACGCGGCCCTCCCGCATCTCCTCGCGACCCGTCCCGTCGAGTGCGTGCTCGTCGGTGCGGACACGGTCCTGTCGGACGGAAGCGTCGTGAACAAGGTCGGGACGCGCGGCCTCGCTCTCGCCGCCGCGCACGAGGGTATTCCTACCTACGCCGTCACGTCGAGCGACAAGATCAGTTACGACGGCGATCCCGACTTCGAGGATGGGGCTCGTGGCGCGGTCTACGACGGCGGGGAGACGATCGATATCGCGAACCCGACCTTCGACCGCACCCCAGCCGACGCCGTGACCGTCGTGACCGAGGACGGACCACTCGCCCCGAGCGATATCGCCGACCGAGCCGACGAGCTCGCGGGGCTCGCCGACCGGACAAAAGACACAAGTCCGGATCCCGAATAA
- a CDS encoding FAD-binding protein yields the protein MYEHDVIVVGAGGAGLRAAVAADEEGADVALVSKLHPVRSHTGAAEGGINAALREGDSWESHAKDTMKGSDYLGDAPAIETLVHQSPDEVIQLEHWGMAFSREDDGRMSQRPFGGLSFPRTTYAGAETGHHLLHTMYEQVVKRGITVYDEWYVSNLAVTDHDDPEERECHGVVAYDIQTGEIDAFKARNGVILATGGPGQVYDHTTNAIANTGDGQAMAYRAGVPLEDMEFVQFHPTTLPSTGVLITEGVRGEGGILYNSEGERFMFEGGYANNVGELASRDVVARAELDEINAGRGFEDDYVHLDMRHLGEERITDRLENIIHLSEDFEGVNPLEAPMRVKPGQHYEMGGIEVDENGETCIGGLYAAGECACVSVHGSNRLGGNALPELIIFGARAGRHAAGKEMKPAEIETGPSASIGSGEVDTPVSPGAVDTTDDDVVADGGTATDGGAVVGMDETVEHALETERARIERLLEKDDGVQHAEVRTELQKSMTANVNVFRNEEGLKQALRDIRQAREDYEDVYVNDPSRTFNTDLQHTIETRNLIDLAEAITLGALARTEFRGAHWREGYQERDDENWIKHTMLSWNEGSPNLYYAPVILEGEEGEYEPVERHY from the coding sequence ATGTACGAACACGACGTCATCGTGGTCGGCGCGGGCGGGGCCGGCCTCCGGGCGGCGGTCGCGGCGGACGAGGAGGGTGCGGACGTCGCCCTCGTCTCGAAGCTCCATCCGGTGCGCTCGCACACCGGGGCGGCGGAGGGCGGGATCAACGCCGCGCTCCGCGAGGGCGACTCGTGGGAATCGCACGCCAAGGACACGATGAAGGGGTCTGACTACCTCGGCGATGCACCCGCCATCGAGACCCTGGTCCACCAGAGTCCCGACGAGGTGATCCAGCTCGAACACTGGGGGATGGCCTTCTCGCGTGAGGACGACGGTCGGATGAGCCAGCGCCCGTTCGGCGGGCTCTCCTTCCCGCGGACGACCTACGCCGGTGCCGAAACCGGCCACCACCTGCTCCACACGATGTACGAACAGGTCGTGAAGCGAGGGATCACGGTCTACGACGAGTGGTACGTCTCGAACCTCGCTGTGACCGACCACGACGATCCGGAGGAGCGCGAGTGTCACGGCGTCGTCGCCTACGACATTCAAACCGGCGAGATCGACGCGTTCAAGGCCCGAAACGGAGTCATCCTCGCGACGGGTGGTCCGGGGCAGGTCTACGACCACACCACGAATGCCATCGCCAACACCGGCGACGGCCAGGCGATGGCCTACCGCGCGGGCGTCCCGCTCGAGGACATGGAGTTCGTCCAGTTCCACCCCACGACGCTTCCCTCGACCGGGGTCCTGATCACCGAAGGGGTCCGTGGCGAGGGTGGCATCCTCTACAACTCGGAGGGCGAGCGCTTCATGTTCGAGGGTGGCTACGCCAACAACGTCGGCGAGCTCGCGAGTCGCGACGTGGTCGCACGCGCCGAACTCGACGAGATCAACGCGGGCCGTGGCTTCGAGGACGACTACGTCCACCTCGACATGCGCCACCTCGGCGAGGAGCGGATCACGGACAGACTGGAGAACATCATCCACCTCTCGGAGGACTTCGAGGGCGTCAACCCCCTGGAGGCCCCGATGCGAGTCAAACCGGGCCAGCACTACGAGATGGGTGGCATCGAGGTCGACGAGAACGGCGAGACCTGCATCGGCGGGCTCTACGCCGCGGGCGAGTGTGCTTGTGTCTCGGTTCACGGCTCGAACCGGCTGGGCGGGAACGCCTTGCCCGAGCTCATCATCTTCGGCGCGCGCGCGGGTCGCCACGCCGCCGGCAAGGAGATGAAGCCCGCGGAGATCGAGACCGGACCCTCGGCGAGCATCGGTTCCGGCGAGGTCGACACCCCCGTCTCCCCGGGTGCGGTCGACACCACCGACGACGACGTGGTGGCGGACGGCGGCACCGCCACCGACGGCGGCGCGGTCGTGGGGATGGACGAGACGGTCGAGCACGCGCTCGAAACCGAGCGCGCACGCATCGAACGGCTGCTCGAAAAGGACGACGGCGTCCAGCACGCCGAGGTTCGGACCGAACTCCAGAAGTCGATGACGGCGAACGTCAACGTCTTCCGGAACGAGGAGGGCCTGAAGCAGGCGCTCCGCGACATCCGACAGGCCCGTGAGGACTACGAGGACGTCTACGTCAACGACCCCTCGCGGACCTTCAACACCGACCTCCAGCACACCATCGAGACCCGGAACCTCATCGACCTCGCCGAGGCCATCACGCTCGGCGCACTCGCCCGCACCGAGTTCCGCGGCGCGCACTGGCGCGAGGGCTACCAGGAGCGCGACGACGAGAACTGGATCAAACACACCATGCTCTCCTGGAACGAGGGCTCGCCGAACCTCTACTACGCCCCGGTGATCCTCGAGGGCGAAGAGGGCGAGTACGAGCCGGTCGAACGGCACTACTAG
- a CDS encoding glutamate--tRNA ligase, which yields MNDELREQVEHEAEKHALLNAVKHDSDADVGAVIGPLMGENPDFREHGDEVPGVVAPVVSRVNELDTEGRQKRLEVVAPDLLAELQTDDEGDDHPLPDLPNAEDAPVRMRLAPNPNGPWHLGHGRMPAVIGTYKERYDGWMLCRFDDTDPETKRPDLSAYDAIVGAIEYLGFEPDEVVKASDRMETYYDHARELIDLGGAYTCPCPAGEFSDLKNSGEACPHRDKSPQKTREEFEAMVDGEYGAGEMVLRVRTDITHKNPALRDWVAFRMVDTPHPREEASEYRCWPLLDFQSGVDDHLFGITHIIRGIDLQDSAKRQRFLYDYFDWAYPEVVHWGHVQVEAYDVQMSTSTIKERIDEGSLDGWDDPRAPTLASLRRRGIEGGAITDAMVELGTSTSNVDLAMSSIYAANRERVDDDADRAFFVRDGVERALDGGPETGEPPVHPDHTDRGVREIPVGEAVLVEPDDLPDEGERVWLKGYGCVRNSENEFEFVGTDIDVVREEDVPVVHWVPANENRPLTLRTMEGDVAGHAEPGIGSADPDDVVQFERIGFARIDRQGSDETVAYFAHP from the coding sequence ATGAACGACGAACTCCGCGAGCAGGTCGAGCACGAGGCCGAAAAACACGCCCTGCTCAACGCGGTCAAACACGACAGCGACGCCGACGTCGGTGCGGTCATCGGCCCCCTGATGGGCGAGAATCCCGACTTCCGCGAACACGGCGACGAAGTCCCCGGTGTCGTCGCACCGGTGGTCTCACGGGTCAACGAACTCGACACCGAGGGCCGACAGAAACGCCTCGAAGTCGTCGCGCCCGACCTCCTCGCCGAACTCCAGACCGACGACGAGGGCGACGATCACCCGCTTCCGGACCTCCCGAACGCCGAGGATGCACCTGTACGGATGCGCCTCGCACCCAACCCCAACGGCCCCTGGCACCTCGGTCACGGCCGGATGCCCGCCGTCATCGGGACCTACAAGGAGCGCTACGACGGCTGGATGCTCTGTCGATTCGACGACACCGACCCCGAGACCAAACGACCCGACCTCTCGGCCTACGACGCCATCGTGGGCGCTATCGAGTACCTCGGTTTCGAACCCGACGAGGTAGTCAAAGCCTCCGACCGGATGGAGACCTACTACGACCACGCCCGCGAACTCATCGACCTCGGCGGGGCCTACACCTGCCCCTGTCCTGCCGGCGAGTTCTCGGACCTGAAGAACTCCGGCGAGGCGTGTCCTCACCGCGACAAGAGTCCCCAGAAGACCCGCGAGGAGTTCGAGGCGATGGTTGACGGCGAGTACGGCGCGGGCGAGATGGTCCTCCGCGTCCGCACCGACATCACCCACAAGAACCCCGCGCTCCGCGACTGGGTCGCCTTCCGGATGGTCGATACACCGCACCCGCGCGAGGAAGCAAGCGAGTACCGCTGCTGGCCGCTGCTCGACTTCCAGTCCGGCGTCGACGACCATCTCTTCGGTATCACCCACATCATCCGGGGCATCGACCTCCAGGACTCGGCGAAACGCCAGCGCTTCCTCTACGACTACTTCGACTGGGCGTACCCCGAGGTCGTCCACTGGGGCCACGTCCAGGTCGAGGCCTACGACGTGCAGATGAGCACCTCGACGATCAAGGAGCGCATCGACGAGGGGTCACTCGACGGCTGGGACGACCCGCGCGCACCCACGCTCGCGAGCCTTCGGCGGCGCGGCATCGAGGGCGGGGCGATCACCGACGCGATGGTCGAACTCGGCACTTCGACCTCGAACGTCGACCTCGCCATGAGTTCGATCTACGCCGCGAACCGCGAACGGGTCGACGACGACGCCGACCGTGCGTTCTTCGTTCGTGACGGCGTCGAGAGGGCCCTCGACGGCGGACCGGAGACCGGCGAACCGCCCGTCCACCCGGACCACACCGACCGCGGCGTTCGCGAGATCCCCGTCGGAGAAGCGGTCCTCGTCGAACCCGACGACCTCCCGGACGAGGGCGAGCGCGTCTGGCTGAAGGGCTACGGCTGTGTCCGAAACAGCGAGAACGAATTCGAGTTCGTCGGCACCGACATCGACGTGGTCCGCGAGGAGGACGTGCCGGTGGTTCACTGGGTTCCGGCGAACGAGAACCGCCCACTCACGCTCCGGACGATGGAGGGAGACGTCGCGGGCCACGCCGAACCCGGTATCGGCTCCGCCGACCCCGACGACGTGGTCCAGTTCGAGCGGATCGGCTTCGCCCGAATAGACCGGCAGGGCTCGGACGAGACGGTGGCGTACTTCGCGCATCCGTAG
- a CDS encoding TatD family hydrolase yields the protein MEIIDPHMHMVSRSADDYQRARMAGVECCIEPAFWSGTDKEYAGSFFDYFEQIIDFETQRAERAGGMSHYVTIGLEPKEANYREMAEEVLEGIPEYLDRENVVGVGEIGFDQQTEDEEWALREQLRMADERELPVIIHTPHTDKPSGTERIVEVIEDEGVTQERIVIDHNTAETIETSLTTDCYVGFTLYPGKIEAEAAIDLLEEYGTDKMLFNSAADWDPSDPLAVPKARDKMLDRGWDREDVKKVVFDNPYEFFDQSPNFDYERP from the coding sequence ATGGAGATCATCGACCCGCACATGCACATGGTCTCGCGCTCGGCCGACGACTACCAGCGCGCGCGGATGGCCGGCGTCGAGTGCTGCATCGAACCCGCCTTCTGGAGCGGCACCGACAAGGAGTACGCGGGTTCGTTCTTCGATTACTTCGAGCAGATCATCGACTTCGAAACCCAGCGCGCGGAGCGCGCGGGTGGGATGAGTCACTATGTGACGATCGGTCTCGAACCCAAGGAGGCCAACTACCGCGAGATGGCCGAGGAAGTTTTGGAGGGGATCCCCGAGTACCTCGACCGCGAGAACGTCGTCGGGGTCGGCGAGATCGGCTTCGACCAGCAGACGGAGGATGAAGAATGGGCGCTCCGCGAGCAGTTGCGGATGGCCGACGAACGCGAACTCCCGGTCATCATCCACACCCCACACACCGACAAACCCTCCGGCACCGAGCGGATCGTGGAGGTCATCGAGGACGAGGGCGTGACCCAGGAGCGGATCGTGATCGACCACAACACGGCCGAGACCATCGAGACCTCCCTGACGACCGACTGCTACGTCGGCTTCACGCTCTATCCCGGGAAGATCGAGGCCGAGGCCGCGATCGACCTCCTCGAGGAGTACGGCACCGACAAGATGCTCTTCAACAGCGCCGCCGACTGGGACCCATCGGACCCCCTCGCGGTCCCCAAAGCGCGGGACAAGATGCTGGACCGTGGCTGGGATCGCGAGGACGTCAAGAAGGTCGTCTTCGACAACCCCTACGAGTTCTTCGACCAGTCGCCGAACTTCGACTACGAGCGCCCATGA
- a CDS encoding sugar phosphate isomerase/epimerase family protein — protein MKFGFSANAFREYTPVETIEIVADAGYDGIELLFDRPHLYPPDTDEETVERVQRTLADNDLAISNCNAFMLTAIEGFHHPSYIEPDTDYRQRRIDYTKGALRTAAALDHDYISIEPGGPVPEEKSREWALETFVESLEDVLPVAEEVGVDLHVEPEPDLLIETADEYLEFVDRIDHSQVRCNFDAGHLFSVGEDPVAAYEALADYVDHVHLDDIPEDRRHEHTQLGEGAMDIDGFLAALDDAGYEEFVTVELYPYEETAAETVEDAMAYLETHGWA, from the coding sequence ATGAAGTTCGGCTTCTCGGCCAACGCGTTCCGCGAGTATACACCTGTGGAGACCATCGAAATCGTCGCCGACGCGGGCTACGACGGGATCGAACTCCTGTTCGACCGGCCCCACCTCTACCCGCCCGACACGGACGAGGAAACCGTCGAGCGGGTCCAGCGGACCCTCGCCGACAACGACCTCGCGATCAGCAACTGCAACGCGTTCATGCTGACCGCGATCGAGGGCTTTCACCACCCCTCCTACATCGAGCCGGACACCGACTACCGGCAGCGGCGGATCGACTACACGAAGGGCGCGCTCCGGACCGCGGCGGCGCTCGACCACGACTACATCTCGATCGAGCCCGGCGGTCCGGTCCCCGAGGAGAAGTCCCGCGAGTGGGCCCTAGAGACGTTCGTCGAGAGCCTCGAAGACGTCCTCCCCGTCGCGGAGGAGGTCGGTGTGGACCTCCACGTCGAACCCGAACCCGACCTCCTGATCGAGACGGCCGACGAGTACCTCGAGTTCGTCGACCGGATCGATCATTCACAGGTCCGCTGTAACTTCGACGCCGGCCACCTCTTCAGCGTGGGCGAGGACCCCGTCGCGGCGTACGAGGCGCTCGCCGACTACGTCGACCACGTCCACCTCGACGACATTCCCGAGGACCGCCGGCACGAACACACCCAACTCGGCGAGGGCGCGATGGACATCGACGGCTTCCTCGCGGCGCTCGACGACGCGGGGTACGAGGAGTTCGTGACGGTCGAACTCTACCCCTACGAGGAGACGGCAGCCGAGACGGTCGAGGACGCGATGGCCTACCTCGAAACCCACGGGTGGGCCTGA
- a CDS encoding UbiA family prenyltransferase: MPRGDLRDRFEAYASLVRLPNLFSAPPDVVLGAALVAASGGSVSIPALAGLTLASVLLYAGGTTLNDYFDAPVDARERPERPIPSGRVARSRAGALGGGLLTAGVVVGFLAAELQGGVVAAALAVVVLAYDGWLKGTGIGFLAMGAARGFDVALGFAAGGFGVPIWTVFVPLVVVGYIALVTRMAANEATTTERGVVAGAAGGVVLGGVAVVALVGFVRPSLVEILLAVALVVGFFGWTGQAIGRAYATPRPDTVGPAVGTCVLALVVLDAAFAAVAGLPWALAAVAFLIPALGFSRLFDVS, translated from the coding sequence GTGCCGCGCGGCGACCTCCGGGACCGGTTCGAGGCCTACGCGAGCCTAGTCCGATTGCCGAACCTCTTCAGCGCACCGCCCGACGTGGTGCTCGGCGCGGCGCTGGTCGCCGCGAGCGGTGGTTCGGTGTCGATCCCCGCGCTCGCCGGCCTCACGCTCGCCTCCGTTCTCCTCTACGCGGGCGGCACGACGCTCAACGACTACTTCGATGCTCCAGTCGATGCACGGGAGCGCCCCGAGCGACCGATCCCAAGTGGTCGGGTCGCGCGCTCGCGGGCGGGCGCGCTCGGTGGCGGTCTGCTGACGGCCGGGGTCGTGGTCGGTTTCCTCGCCGCCGAGCTTCAGGGTGGCGTCGTCGCGGCGGCGCTCGCCGTCGTCGTGCTCGCCTACGACGGCTGGCTGAAGGGGACCGGTATCGGATTCCTCGCGATGGGGGCCGCACGCGGGTTCGACGTCGCGCTCGGATTCGCGGCGGGCGGCTTTGGGGTCCCTATCTGGACTGTATTCGTCCCCCTCGTCGTCGTCGGCTACATCGCGCTCGTCACGCGGATGGCGGCGAACGAGGCCACCACCACCGAGCGAGGCGTCGTGGCGGGTGCGGCGGGCGGGGTCGTCCTCGGCGGCGTCGCGGTCGTCGCGCTGGTCGGGTTCGTTCGACCGTCGCTCGTCGAGATCCTCCTCGCGGTCGCGCTCGTCGTGGGGTTCTTCGGATGGACCGGGCAGGCGATCGGGCGGGCCTACGCGACACCCCGGCCGGACACCGTCGGGCCGGCGGTCGGGACCTGCGTGCTCGCGCTCGTCGTCCTCGACGCGGCGTTCGCGGCGGTTGCGGGGCTCCCGTGGGCGCTCGCCGCGGTCGCGTTTCTGATCCCCGCTCTCGGGTTCTCGCGGCTGTTCGACGTCTCGTGA
- a CDS encoding sugar phosphate isomerase/epimerase family protein produces the protein MVDLAFSTNAYTRHPLPEAIDRIAGHGYDGVELLADTPHAFFPEFANSDREATLAALDDTELPVSSVNANTAAGYYDDAPPSSFFDPSIVTDDDEDREWRIEYTKRAIEFADAVDAPAVSIGTGRPLANNPPEQAHEYLRDSLHTILDHAEEHDVRVGIEYEPELLVECTDEVLALIGDVGRDSLGVNLDLGHAAVYGEDPAEAIRQCAGHITGIHLEDIAGGRRGKHYHLVPGDGDLDFRAMFDALDDVDYDGFATLELYTYTANPDEAASRAADALAEFR, from the coding sequence ATGGTCGACCTCGCGTTCTCGACGAACGCCTACACCCGTCACCCGCTCCCCGAAGCGATCGACCGCATCGCCGGCCACGGCTACGACGGCGTCGAACTCCTCGCCGACACGCCGCACGCCTTCTTCCCCGAGTTCGCCAATTCGGACCGCGAGGCCACGCTCGCGGCGCTCGACGATACTGAACTACCCGTATCGAGCGTCAACGCCAACACCGCCGCGGGCTACTACGACGACGCGCCGCCGTCCTCGTTCTTCGACCCGAGCATCGTGACCGACGACGACGAGGACCGCGAGTGGCGGATCGAGTACACGAAACGCGCCATCGAGTTCGCCGACGCCGTCGACGCGCCCGCCGTCAGCATCGGCACCGGCCGCCCGCTCGCCAACAACCCGCCCGAGCAGGCCCACGAGTACCTCCGCGACTCGCTCCACACGATCCTCGACCACGCCGAGGAACACGACGTCCGGGTCGGGATCGAGTACGAACCCGAACTCCTCGTCGAGTGTACGGACGAGGTGCTCGCGCTGATCGGCGACGTGGGTCGGGACTCGCTCGGCGTCAACCTCGACCTGGGCCACGCGGCGGTCTACGGCGAGGATCCGGCCGAGGCGATCCGCCAGTGTGCGGGTCACATCACGGGGATCCACCTCGAAGACATCGCGGGCGGGCGACGCGGCAAGCACTACCATCTGGTTCCGGGCGACGGCGACCTCGACTTCCGGGCGATGTTCGACGCGCTCGACGACGTCGACTACGACGGGTTCGCGACGCTCGAACTCTACACCTACACCGCGAACCCCGACGAGGCCGCCAGTCGGGCTGCCGACGCGCTCGCCGAGTTCCGATAG
- the folP gene encoding dihydropteroate synthase yields MEFHDAANFLFGLRRYPPRPGLAATESLLDHLGDPHEGLTVVQVAGSNGKGSTARMTESVLREAGLDVGLYTSPHLDSVRERIRTNGRQLTEAALVEYVETVRPYVLDRAAAGTSPTFFETVTGLALWAFARNEVDVAVLEVGIGGRYDATSVTDPLVSAVTSVTLEHTDVLGDTVEAIGRDLAHVAPADGRLVTAADGDALAGIEAQADEVVRVGDDGAVGVSYGGRTGIEGRVRLSGSDWRVETPIPLVGAHQADNAGVATLLARQVSSALDVDLSTDTIERGLRTAHWPGRFEVMEREPLAVLDGAHNPGACERLASTLAEFDYDDLHLVFGALADKDHRGMVEGLPTPDSVVACRPDVDRAEDNAVLAAVFEDVTGIDVETTSDVTDALANALGRADPDDCVLVCGSLYTVREARTRWSRLDVPKAVDDVADARRALRETHVTDPGIYRMRGKAVHRTLKTRVRPRQAQYLKEELLSLGGECAISGLNDQDEEFLDVLLMGTLAQFKRLTRKLDAQPYGLGPLAEGIADALSLGDGDRDRGYPWDDRTAVMGILNVTPDSFHDGGEFETTERAVARAEEMLANDVDVIDVGGESTRPGADEVPVADERDRVVPVIERLADRDVLVSIDTRKASVARAALDAGADIVNDVSGLADPEMRFVVAEYDCPVVVMHSIDAPVDPSTEVDYDDVVADTLRELRETILVAERAGIDRENVIVDPGVGFGKSRTESFAVLGRLGEFRALGCPILFGHSHKSMFDLVGRDADERLQATVAASAVAAERGADILRVHDVAETVAAVRVSEAANDPDAFTID; encoded by the coding sequence ATGGAGTTCCACGACGCGGCGAACTTCCTCTTCGGGCTTCGCCGTTACCCCCCGAGACCGGGGCTCGCGGCCACCGAGTCCCTGCTCGACCACCTCGGCGACCCCCACGAGGGACTGACGGTGGTCCAGGTCGCCGGTTCGAACGGCAAGGGGAGCACCGCCAGGATGACCGAGTCGGTCCTCCGCGAGGCGGGCCTCGACGTCGGTCTCTACACCTCGCCCCACCTCGATTCGGTTCGCGAGCGGATCCGGACGAACGGCCGCCAGCTGACCGAGGCCGCGCTCGTGGAGTACGTCGAGACCGTCCGGCCGTACGTCCTCGACCGCGCGGCCGCGGGGACATCGCCCACCTTCTTCGAGACGGTGACGGGGCTCGCGCTCTGGGCGTTCGCGCGAAACGAGGTCGACGTCGCGGTCCTCGAGGTCGGCATCGGCGGGCGCTACGACGCCACCAGCGTGACCGACCCCCTCGTGAGCGCGGTGACCAGCGTGACGCTCGAACACACCGACGTCCTCGGCGACACCGTCGAGGCGATCGGGCGCGACCTGGCCCACGTCGCACCCGCCGACGGCCGACTCGTGACCGCCGCCGACGGCGACGCGCTCGCGGGGATCGAGGCACAGGCCGACGAGGTGGTTCGGGTCGGCGACGATGGGGCCGTCGGGGTGTCCTACGGCGGCCGAACGGGGATCGAGGGACGCGTGCGGCTCTCCGGTTCGGACTGGCGCGTCGAAACCCCGATTCCACTGGTCGGCGCACACCAGGCCGACAACGCCGGCGTCGCGACGCTGCTCGCGAGACAGGTCTCGTCGGCGCTCGACGTCGACCTTTCGACGGACACCATCGAACGCGGGCTCCGCACCGCCCACTGGCCCGGCCGGTTCGAGGTCATGGAACGCGAGCCCTTGGCGGTGCTCGACGGGGCCCACAACCCCGGTGCGTGCGAGCGGCTCGCGAGCACGTTGGCGGAGTTCGACTACGACGACCTCCACCTCGTCTTCGGCGCGCTCGCGGACAAGGACCACCGGGGGATGGTCGAGGGGCTCCCGACCCCCGACAGCGTCGTGGCCTGCCGCCCCGACGTCGACCGGGCCGAGGACAACGCGGTGCTCGCGGCGGTCTTCGAGGACGTCACCGGGATCGACGTCGAGACGACCAGCGACGTCACCGACGCGCTCGCGAACGCGCTCGGGCGGGCGGACCCCGACGACTGCGTACTGGTCTGTGGCTCGCTCTACACGGTCAGGGAGGCCAGAACCCGCTGGAGCCGGCTCGACGTTCCAAAGGCTGTCGACGACGTGGCCGACGCCCGACGGGCGCTTCGGGAGACCCACGTCACCGACCCCGGCATCTACCGGATGCGCGGCAAGGCGGTCCACCGAACCCTGAAGACGCGCGTTCGGCCGCGGCAGGCTCAGTACCTGAAGGAGGAGCTCCTCTCGCTCGGTGGCGAGTGTGCGATATCGGGGCTCAACGACCAGGACGAGGAGTTCCTCGACGTCCTCCTGATGGGCACCCTCGCGCAGTTCAAGCGGCTCACCCGGAAGCTCGACGCCCAACCCTACGGCCTCGGACCGCTGGCCGAGGGCATCGCCGACGCGCTCTCGCTCGGTGACGGGGATCGTGACCGGGGCTACCCGTGGGACGACCGAACGGCTGTGATGGGCATTCTGAACGTCACCCCCGACAGCTTCCACGACGGCGGCGAGTTCGAGACCACCGAGCGGGCCGTCGCACGCGCCGAGGAGATGCTGGCGAACGACGTCGACGTCATCGACGTCGGTGGTGAGAGCACGCGACCCGGTGCGGACGAGGTCCCGGTCGCGGACGAGCGTGATCGAGTCGTGCCCGTCATCGAGCGGCTCGCGGACCGGGACGTTCTCGTGTCGATAGACACCCGGAAGGCGTCGGTGGCGCGCGCGGCGCTCGACGCCGGCGCGGACATCGTGAACGACGTCTCGGGGCTCGCCGACCCCGAGATGCGGTTCGTGGTGGCCGAGTACGACTGTCCGGTGGTGGTGATGCACAGCATCGACGCGCCGGTCGATCCCAGTACCGAAGTCGACTACGACGACGTGGTCGCGGACACGCTCCGCGAGCTCCGCGAGACGATCTTGGTGGCCGAACGGGCGGGTATCGACCGCGAGAACGTCATCGTCGACCCCGGGGTCGGTTTCGGGAAGAGTAGAACCGAAAGCTTCGCCGTGCTCGGTCGGCTCGGCGAGTTCCGCGCGCTCGGCTGCCCGATACTGTTCGGCCACTCCCACAAGTCGATGTTCGACCTCGTGGGGCGCGACGCCGACGAGCGCCTCCAGGCGACGGTGGCGGCGAGCGCGGTGGCCGCCGAACGCGGGGCCGACATCCTGCGGGTCCACGACGTCGCGGAGACCGTGGCGGCGGTCCGGGTCAGCGAGGCTGCGAACGACCCCGACGCGTTCACCATCGATTGA